The following are encoded in a window of Candidatus Palauibacter scopulicola genomic DNA:
- a CDS encoding F0F1 ATP synthase subunit epsilon, translating to MTATPSADRRLRVTVISPSAAAFSGAATSVIAPAHDGELGILYGHAPMVVLLGEGLLRIRTDDGPRRFRVARGFLQVLDNTVAVLAEEVEPTAEG from the coding sequence ATGACGGCGACGCCGTCCGCCGACCGGCGACTGCGCGTCACGGTGATCTCCCCGTCGGCCGCCGCCTTCTCCGGCGCCGCGACCTCGGTCATCGCCCCGGCGCACGACGGCGAACTGGGGATTCTGTACGGCCACGCCCCGATGGTCGTCCTGCTGGGCGAGGGCCTGCTTCGCATCCGCACGGACGACGGCCCGCGCCGGTTCCGCGTTGCGCGGGGCTTCCTGCAGGTCTTGGACAACACCGTCGCCGTCCTCGCGGAAGAGGTGGAGCCGACGGCGGAAGGCTGA
- the atpD gene encoding F0F1 ATP synthase subunit beta: protein MSEGSTERGTGKVVQVIGPTIDAEFEPEHLPEIYNALSLSWEDDDGTVHDLVCEVAQHIGRNQVRAVAMDATDGVTRGMEVVDTGHPISAPVGEASLGRILNVLGEPVDEMGPVEATERWPIHRKAPSLQNLEPKTEIFVTGIKVVDLIAPYVKGGKTGLFGGAGVGKTVIIMELINNIAQEHGGRSVFCGVGERTREGNDLWLEMKESGVIDSTALIYGQMNEPPGARLRVGLTGLTVAEYFRDVEGLDVLLFIDNIFRFSQAGSEVSALLGRMPSAVGYQPTLATEMGNLQERITSTTRGSITSVQAIYVPADDLTDPAPAAAFTHLDSQTVLSRQIAELGIYPAVDPLDSSSRILSEQFLGERHYRVATAVQRTLQRYKDLQDIIAILGMDELSEEDKVIVNRARRIQKFLSQPFHVAEQFTGIPGRYVPLETTIESFERVVEGEFDHLPEQAFYMVGGIEEAIEQARKLEAEAA, encoded by the coding sequence ATGTCTGAAGGATCGACCGAACGAGGCACAGGCAAGGTCGTGCAGGTCATCGGGCCCACGATCGACGCGGAGTTCGAGCCCGAGCACCTGCCGGAGATCTACAACGCGCTCTCCCTGTCCTGGGAGGATGATGACGGGACCGTGCACGATCTCGTGTGCGAGGTGGCGCAGCACATCGGCCGCAACCAGGTGCGCGCCGTCGCCATGGACGCGACGGACGGCGTGACGCGCGGGATGGAAGTCGTGGACACGGGACACCCCATCTCGGCGCCCGTCGGCGAGGCGTCGCTGGGCCGCATCCTCAACGTCCTCGGCGAGCCCGTCGACGAGATGGGGCCGGTCGAGGCGACGGAGCGCTGGCCCATCCACCGCAAGGCGCCCAGCCTCCAGAACCTCGAGCCGAAGACGGAGATCTTCGTCACCGGGATCAAGGTCGTCGACCTCATCGCCCCCTACGTGAAGGGCGGCAAGACGGGACTCTTCGGCGGGGCCGGCGTCGGCAAGACCGTCATCATCATGGAGCTCATCAACAACATCGCGCAGGAGCACGGCGGCCGCTCCGTCTTCTGCGGCGTGGGCGAGCGCACCCGGGAGGGGAACGACCTCTGGCTCGAGATGAAGGAGTCCGGCGTTATTGACTCGACGGCCCTCATCTACGGACAGATGAACGAGCCGCCGGGCGCGCGCCTGCGCGTGGGGCTCACCGGCCTCACCGTCGCGGAGTACTTCCGCGACGTGGAGGGGCTCGACGTGCTCCTCTTCATCGACAACATCTTCCGCTTCAGCCAGGCCGGCTCCGAGGTGTCCGCGCTGCTCGGCCGCATGCCGAGCGCGGTGGGCTACCAGCCGACGCTCGCCACCGAGATGGGCAACCTCCAGGAGCGGATCACCTCGACCACCCGCGGTTCGATCACCTCGGTGCAGGCGATCTACGTGCCGGCGGACGACCTCACGGATCCGGCGCCGGCCGCGGCCTTCACGCACCTCGACTCCCAGACCGTCCTCTCGCGCCAGATCGCCGAACTCGGCATCTACCCGGCCGTGGACCCGCTCGACTCCAGCAGCCGCATCCTCAGCGAGCAGTTCCTGGGCGAGCGGCACTACCGCGTGGCCACGGCGGTGCAGCGCACGCTGCAGCGCTACAAGGACCTGCAGGACATCATCGCGATCCTCGGGATGGATGAACTCTCCGAGGAGGACAAGGTCATCGTGAACCGGGCCCGGCGGATCCAGAAGTTCCTGTCGCAGCCCTTCCACGTGGCCGAGCAGTTCACGGGCATCCCGGGCCGCTACGTCCCGCTGGAGACGACGATCGAGTCGTTCGAGCGCGTCGTCGAGGGGGAGTTCGACCACCTGCCGGAACAGGCGTTTTACATGGTCGGCGGCATCGAGGAGGCGATCGAGCAGGCGAGGAAGCTGGAGGCGGAGGCCGCATGA
- the atpG gene encoding ATP synthase F1 subunit gamma: MSKSRDIYRRMKSVDSTKKITRTMEMVATAKLAQAQGRVIRARPYSAELMDMIARLATPDLAESQPLLRQPARIERAALVLLTSNRGLCGAFNANLIRTAQAQLRELEAAGAEVEFHVYGNKGISYFRFRGVGMALTRNDLGDPPAVDDARSLIGELAARFVAGELDAVRLVFAEFRNMVSTPPAVRQVLPVGVGEARKGPQPFYILDPSEEGILDHLLPLYVTNSTYSALLETAAAEQAARRTAMKSATDNANDFLDNLRRTYNRARQAEITNQIAEIIGGADALDG; this comes from the coding sequence ATGAGCAAGTCGAGGGACATCTATCGGCGGATGAAGTCCGTCGACAGCACGAAGAAGATCACGCGCACCATGGAGATGGTCGCGACCGCCAAGCTCGCGCAGGCGCAGGGGCGGGTGATCCGCGCACGTCCCTACTCGGCCGAACTGATGGACATGATCGCCCGGCTCGCCACGCCGGACCTGGCGGAATCGCAGCCCCTGCTGCGCCAGCCCGCGCGCATCGAGCGGGCCGCGCTCGTGCTCCTGACGAGCAATCGCGGGCTGTGCGGCGCCTTCAACGCGAACCTCATCCGGACCGCGCAGGCGCAGCTCCGCGAGCTGGAGGCGGCGGGGGCCGAGGTGGAGTTCCACGTCTACGGCAACAAGGGGATCTCCTATTTCCGCTTTCGGGGCGTCGGGATGGCGCTCACCCGCAACGACCTGGGGGATCCTCCGGCGGTGGACGACGCGCGGAGTCTGATCGGGGAACTCGCCGCCCGCTTCGTGGCCGGCGAACTCGACGCGGTGCGGCTCGTCTTCGCGGAATTCCGGAACATGGTCAGCACGCCGCCGGCCGTCCGTCAGGTCCTGCCCGTCGGCGTGGGCGAGGCGCGCAAGGGTCCGCAGCCCTTCTACATCCTGGACCCGTCGGAGGAGGGCATCCTCGACCATCTCCTGCCGCTCTACGTGACGAACTCGACGTACAGCGCCCTCCTGGAGACGGCGGCGGCGGAGCAGGCGGCCCGTCGGACGGCGATGAAGTCGGCGACGGACAACGCCAACGACTTCCTCGATAACCTGCGGCGGACGTACAACCGCGCCCGCCAGGCCGAGATCACGAATCAGATCGCGGAGATCATCGGCGGCGCGGACGCGTTGGACGGATAG
- the atpA gene encoding F0F1 ATP synthase subunit alpha gives MTGFDSSLRASEIKKALLEQIDRYEEELRVEEVGEVLEVKDGVARIWGLSTCVANEMLEITSRDTGVSVIGLASNLEEDNIGAVILGDYLALKEGDPVRRTGRVLSVPVGPEILGRVVDTLGQPRDGRGPIETVTYMKVDRKAPGIVYRQPVNEPLQTGLKAIDSMIPIGRGQRELIIGDRGTGKTAVAIDAIINQKGEDVICVYCAIGQKGSTVAGIVEKLREEGALDYTVVVAANASEPAPMQFMAPYAACAIGEYFMYEEGKAVLVIYDDLTKQADAYREASLILRRPPGREAYPGDVFYLHSRLLERAAKISNDPEAIAGHPDIRKPGGSLTALPIIQTAAGDVSAYIPTNVISITDGQIFLETDLFYSGVRPAVNVGISVSRVGGNAQIKAMKKVAGRLRLDLAQFREIEAFAQFGTELDAATQRQLDRGRRTVEILKQGQYEPMPVEEQVMVIFAATQGFLDDMDVSRIRGWEVGFLEYMGTNHPEVGEAIRDERVMSDETEAALRQAIESYSDTFVHDGASREDAAEAAA, from the coding sequence ATGACAGGTTTCGACAGCTCCCTTCGAGCGAGCGAGATCAAGAAGGCCCTGCTCGAGCAGATCGACCGCTACGAGGAGGAGCTCCGGGTCGAGGAGGTGGGCGAGGTCCTCGAGGTGAAGGATGGCGTGGCCCGCATCTGGGGCCTCTCGACGTGCGTCGCCAACGAGATGCTCGAGATCACGTCCCGCGACACCGGGGTCTCCGTGATCGGTCTCGCCTCGAACCTCGAGGAAGACAACATCGGCGCCGTGATCCTCGGCGACTATCTGGCCCTCAAGGAGGGAGATCCGGTGCGCCGCACCGGTCGCGTCCTCTCCGTGCCCGTCGGCCCGGAGATTCTGGGCCGCGTCGTGGACACGCTGGGGCAGCCGCGCGATGGCCGCGGGCCGATCGAGACCGTGACCTACATGAAGGTCGACCGGAAGGCGCCCGGCATCGTGTACCGCCAGCCGGTGAACGAGCCATTGCAGACGGGCCTCAAGGCGATCGACTCCATGATTCCGATCGGCCGCGGCCAGCGCGAGCTGATCATCGGGGACCGGGGCACGGGCAAGACGGCCGTGGCGATCGACGCGATCATCAACCAGAAGGGCGAGGACGTCATCTGCGTCTACTGCGCGATCGGGCAGAAGGGTTCGACGGTCGCCGGCATCGTCGAAAAGCTTCGCGAGGAGGGTGCGCTCGACTACACCGTCGTCGTGGCCGCGAACGCGTCGGAGCCCGCGCCGATGCAGTTCATGGCCCCCTACGCCGCGTGCGCGATCGGCGAGTACTTCATGTACGAGGAAGGGAAGGCCGTCCTCGTCATCTACGACGACCTCACGAAGCAGGCGGATGCCTACCGCGAGGCGTCGCTCATCCTGCGGCGCCCCCCGGGCCGCGAGGCGTACCCCGGCGACGTCTTCTACCTGCACAGCCGCCTGCTCGAGCGGGCGGCCAAGATCAGCAACGATCCGGAAGCGATCGCCGGCCACCCGGACATCAGGAAGCCCGGCGGTTCGCTGACCGCGCTCCCGATCATCCAGACGGCGGCCGGCGACGTGTCCGCCTACATCCCGACGAACGTGATCTCGATCACGGACGGCCAGATCTTCCTCGAGACCGACCTCTTCTACTCGGGCGTGCGGCCGGCCGTGAACGTGGGGATCTCGGTCTCGCGCGTGGGCGGAAACGCGCAGATCAAGGCGATGAAGAAGGTCGCCGGACGCCTGCGGCTGGACCTGGCGCAGTTCCGCGAGATCGAGGCCTTCGCGCAGTTCGGCACCGAGCTGGACGCCGCGACGCAGCGGCAGCTGGACCGGGGCCGGCGCACCGTCGAGATCCTGAAGCAGGGCCAGTACGAGCCGATGCCGGTCGAGGAGCAGGTCATGGTGATCTTCGCGGCCACGCAGGGGTTCCTCGACGACATGGATGTGTCGAGGATTCGTGGCTGGGAGGTCGGATTCCTCGAGTACATGGGCACGAATCATCCGGAGGTCGGCGAGGCGATCCGTGACGAAAGGGTGATGTCCGACGAGACGGAGGCGGCGCTCCGCCAGGCGATCGAGTCCTACTCGGACACGTTCGTGCACGACGGCGCCTCCCGAGAGGACGCTGCGGAAGCCGCGGCATGA
- the atpH gene encoding ATP synthase F1 subunit delta, translated as MSASAVARNYATTLFELAARDGSEAEYGRLIEEVGDLYADVPDFQRFLEVPAVSLFEKKEAIQAALSGRAPDLFVRFLLVILDRHRQRALPGIGRAYRDLLDEKAGRVRATVTLPFAADDRVRNEVVSALERRFEREVVPEFHEDPKILGGVIIRVGDELLDASLRRQLEQMRRELY; from the coding sequence ATGAGCGCGTCGGCGGTGGCCCGCAACTACGCGACGACCCTGTTCGAACTCGCGGCGCGGGACGGGAGCGAGGCCGAGTACGGGCGGCTGATCGAGGAGGTCGGCGACCTGTACGCGGACGTCCCGGACTTCCAGCGTTTCCTGGAAGTGCCGGCCGTGTCGCTGTTCGAGAAGAAGGAGGCGATCCAGGCGGCCCTTTCCGGGCGGGCCCCGGATCTTTTCGTACGCTTTCTGCTCGTCATCCTGGATCGCCACCGGCAGCGGGCCCTTCCGGGCATCGGGCGCGCCTACCGCGATCTTCTCGACGAGAAGGCGGGACGGGTCCGCGCCACCGTGACGCTGCCCTTCGCGGCGGATGACCGCGTCCGGAACGAAGTCGTTTCGGCGCTGGAGCGGCGCTTCGAGCGGGAGGTCGTCCCCGAGTTCCACGAGGACCCGAAGATTCTCGGCGGCGTGATCATCCGCGTCGGCGACGAGTTGCTGGACGCCTCGCTGCGGCGGCAGCTCGAGCAGATGCGGCGCGAACTGTACTGA
- the atpF gene encoding F0F1 ATP synthase subunit B — translation MRLAGLGALWAFAAPAKLAAQAETGIFSLNLGLVVWTWILFVVTLLVLAKWVFPLIAGGLEQRHAKIQGAIDDALSARDEAKGLLSQQEASLEAARSEAREMLENARQHADGLRKEMLEEARAQQAQMLDDARREIGHERDLLREEIRRDAVDLALAASERLIRARLDAEENRRLVHEFVSDV, via the coding sequence ATGCGTCTCGCCGGTCTCGGCGCGCTCTGGGCTTTCGCGGCGCCGGCGAAGCTGGCCGCCCAGGCGGAGACGGGGATCTTCTCGCTCAATCTGGGGCTCGTGGTGTGGACCTGGATTCTGTTCGTGGTCACGCTCCTCGTCCTGGCGAAATGGGTCTTCCCGCTCATCGCGGGCGGACTCGAGCAGAGGCACGCGAAGATCCAGGGCGCGATCGACGATGCCCTTTCCGCGCGCGATGAGGCGAAGGGGTTGCTCTCGCAGCAGGAGGCCTCGCTCGAAGCGGCCCGCAGCGAAGCTCGCGAGATGCTCGAGAACGCCCGCCAGCACGCCGACGGCCTCCGCAAGGAGATGCTGGAGGAGGCGCGGGCGCAGCAGGCGCAGATGCTCGATGACGCGCGCCGCGAGATCGGACACGAGCGGGACCTGCTGCGCGAGGAGATCCGGCGGGATGCCGTGGACCTCGCGCTGGCGGCCTCCGAGCGGCTGATCCGGGCGCGGCTGGACGCCGAGGAGAATCGGCGTCTCGTCCACGAGTTCGTGTCGGACGTCTAG
- a CDS encoding ATP synthase F0 subunit C, with product MLNMLTLLQGMSTGDGLAVGLAIVGGGLSVLGAGIGIGLIGGRMTEAMARQPEEAQTIQTGAIVLAVFIEGVALFGLVIAGFIRGGL from the coding sequence ATGCTGAACATGTTGACGCTGCTGCAGGGCATGTCGACGGGAGACGGCCTCGCGGTCGGTCTCGCCATCGTCGGGGGCGGACTCTCGGTGCTCGGAGCCGGTATCGGAATCGGTCTCATCGGCGGGCGCATGACGGAAGCGATGGCCCGCCAGCCCGAGGAGGCGCAGACCATCCAGACCGGCGCGATCGTGCTCGCCGTGTTCATCGAGGGTGTGGCGCTGTTCGGACTCGTGATCGCCGGCTTCATCCGCGGCGGCCTCTGA